Genomic DNA from Thermus amyloliquefaciens:
CGGCGGTTCGTCTCCCGGATGGCCCGCTCCATGGCCTCGGAGACGGCATCCGCATAGAGCCAGACCTCCCCCCGGGCGTTCCGGGCCGCCCGGCCGATGGTCTGGATGAGGCTCCGCTCGCTCCGGAGGAAGCCCGTCTTGTCCGCATCCAAAATGGCCACCAAGGAGACCTCCGGCAGATCCAGGCCCTCCCGGAGGAGGTTGATGCCCACCAAGGCGTCAAAGTGCCCCAGCCTGAGGTCCCGGATCAGGGCCTGGCGCTCAAAGGCGTCCAGCTCGTGGTGCAGGTAGCGGGCCCGGACACCGTGCTCCTGCAAAAAGGCGGTGAGCTCCTCCGCCATGCGCACCGTCAGGACGGTGACCAGGGTGCGCTCGCCCCTGGCCGCCCGCTCCCGGATCCCCTCCATGAGGTCCAGGATCTGGTTCTCCGTGGGCTTCACCACCACCAAGGGGTCCAAAAGCCCCGTGGGGCGGATGATCTGCTCCACGATGCGACCCGAGTGCTCCAGCTCAAAGGGCCCCGGGGTGGCGGAGACGAAGATCACCTGGGACACCCGCTCCAAAAACTCCTCAAAGCGCAAGGGGCGGTTGTCCAGGGCGGAGGGCAGGCGGAAGCCGTAGTCCACCAGGGTCTTCTTGCGCGCGTAGTCCCCCCGGTACATACCCTGGAGCTGGGGCACGGTCACGTGGGACTCGTCCAGGAAGACCAGGAAGTCCCCGGGGAAGTAGTCCAAAAGGGTGTAGGGGGGCTCCCCCGGGGCCTTGCCCGTGAAGTAGCGGGCGTAGTTCTCCACCCCCGGGCAGGTGCCCATGACCCTGAGCATCTCCAGGTCGTAGAGGGTGCGCTCCTTGAGGCGCTGGGCGTAGAGCACCTCCCCCCGTTCCTCAAAGTACCGGACCCTTTCCCATAGCTCCTTCTCAATCTCCTGCAGGATGGCCTCCAGCCCCTCCGGGGAAAGGTAGTGGGTGGCGGGGAAGAGGACGAAGCCGGGAAGCTCCCTAAGCCTTTCCCCGGTGAGGGGGTGGACCTGCAGGATGCGCTCCACCTCGTCGCCAAAGAGCTCCACCCGGATGGGCTCGGTCTCGTAGGCGGGGAAGATCTCCAACACCTCCCCCTTGGCCCGGAAGCGGCCCGGGGAGAGGTCAATGTCGTTGCGCTCGTAGCCCAGCTCCAAAAGGCGCTCCAAAAGGGCCTCCCGCGGGTAGACCATGCCCCTTTCCACCACCAGGTTCCTCTGCCGGTACTCCCGGGGATCCCCCAGGCCGTAGATGGCGGAGACCGAGGCCACCACGATCACGTCCCGCCTCGTGAGGAGGCTACGGGTGGTGGAGTGGCGCAGGCGCTCAATCTCCGGGTTGATGCTGGCGTCCTTCTCAACGTAGAGGTCCTTGCCGGGAACGTAGGCCTCGGGCTGGTAGTAGTCGTAGTAGCTGATGAAGTACTCCACGGCGTTTTCCGGGAAAAGCTCCCGGAACTCCGCGGCCAGCTGCGCCGCCAGGATCTTGTTGGGGGCCAGGACCAAGGCGGGCCTCCCCAGGGCCTCCACCACCTTGGCCATGGTCACCGTCTTCCCCGTGCCCGTGGCCCCCAGGAGGGTGACGAAGCGCTCCCCATCCCTAAGGGCCTCCACCAGCTCCCCTATGGCCTTGGGCTGGTCCCCCTTGGGCTCAGGGCCATGGTAGCGGAAGGTCATCCTCCTTAGTTTAGGGGTAACCCTTTCCGGTGACCACGAAGGCCGCAAGAAAAGAACCCAAGGGGCTCGCCCTTTTGGGCGAGCCCCTTGGGTTTAGGTTTTAGAACACCACCTTGTAGCTAATCTTGAAGCCGCGGCCGTACAGGGGGCTACCGTTGTTATCCACCACGAAGTCCGCGTAGGAGAGGGCAAGGTCCCAGTAGTTCCAGGTCACGTAGAAGCCCGTGACGCTCCCGTTGACGCCCGCAGCGTTCAGCGTGGAGTCGTAAAGGTGGTCCACGCTGGCATCCCAAGCCTTCTCCGCATTGCCCACAAGAACGCTGCCAACGTTCTGGGCGATGTAGGAGCCGTACTTGACCTCGAGGCTGGAGTTGGCAAAGAGGAACTCGTTCAGCTTGAGGCCAAGGGCGTACTTGGTCTCCGCGTTGTCAGCAGTGCCGCCATCCGTGGTGCGGGCCACGTACTCCCCAAAGACGCTGGGCTTCAAGGGCACCGCCAGGGCTTCGGTCTCCGCCTTCACCCCATACTTGAGGGTAGTGTAGCTTTGTGCCGGCGCACCCACCACGTCCTGCACATGGTAGCGGCCCAGGAGCATGCCCTTGAGGAAGCCAAGGGTGAAGGAGAAGTCGCCGTATACGGCGATGTCAGTCTTCGCACCGGGGGCAAACTGCGGGCGCACGTCGTAAGCGGCGGTCAGGTTCAGGCCCTTGATGAAGGCATCGGTGGCCTTACCGTCGTGGGTCAGCTTAGCCCCGTACTGGGTGTAGTCACTACCAGAGGAGACGTAGCTGCTGGTCCCCGCGGTCTCCTTGGCGGCGCTATCATCCGGGGTGCCGTTGTTGCCGCTATCGGCCACCCGGTAGTAGCCGCTTAGGCTGAAGGCCCCGAACTTCAAGCCCGCCTCAGCCCCATAGGCGGTCCGGGCACCAGCGCCCGTATAGGTATCGTAGAAGCCGCCCAGGCTAAGGGCGCCGAGGGTCAGGTTGGCCTTGGCCCCATAACCCACCTGGTCAGCATGGAAGGGCGCGGCGTTGGCGGCGTTGGCCGGGGCGGCGTCGTAAGAGAGCATGTTGGCCGGGTTGACGCCCGCTCCGATGCTCCGGTAGTTACCCTCCACGGACACCAGGCCCAAGTCGGCCTTGGCCTTCACGTAGTAGCCGTTGGCGTTGGCCG
This window encodes:
- the uvrB gene encoding excinuclease ABC subunit UvrB; amino-acid sequence: MTFRYHGPEPKGDQPKAIGELVEALRDGERFVTLLGATGTGKTVTMAKVVEALGRPALVLAPNKILAAQLAAEFRELFPENAVEYFISYYDYYQPEAYVPGKDLYVEKDASINPEIERLRHSTTRSLLTRRDVIVVASVSAIYGLGDPREYRQRNLVVERGMVYPREALLERLLELGYERNDIDLSPGRFRAKGEVLEIFPAYETEPIRVELFGDEVERILQVHPLTGERLRELPGFVLFPATHYLSPEGLEAILQEIEKELWERVRYFEERGEVLYAQRLKERTLYDLEMLRVMGTCPGVENYARYFTGKAPGEPPYTLLDYFPGDFLVFLDESHVTVPQLQGMYRGDYARKKTLVDYGFRLPSALDNRPLRFEEFLERVSQVIFVSATPGPFELEHSGRIVEQIIRPTGLLDPLVVVKPTENQILDLMEGIRERAARGERTLVTVLTVRMAEELTAFLQEHGVRARYLHHELDAFERQALIRDLRLGHFDALVGINLLREGLDLPEVSLVAILDADKTGFLRSERSLIQTIGRAARNARGEVWLYADAVSEAMERAIRETNRRRAIQEAYNREHGIVPKTVRKEVRAIIRPEGYEEAPLPEPAGEDLKERIAELELAMWQAAEALDFERAARLRDELRALEARLQGLQAPEPVPGSRRKRRRR